CCGAGGGCGGCAAGACCGCCGGCCAGGTGGAGATCGCGCTCACGGCCTCCGAGAGCCCGGTGACGGTGACGATCGCCGACGGGCCCGTCACGGTCAACGACGGCACCGTCACCAGCTTCCTCGGAACGGCCGAGGACGCGCTCTCCTACTGACCACGCCCGGGTCGCGAGCCGGGCGGCGCGGTCAGAGGTCCAGATAGAACCGGATGGTGGTGCCGTCCTCGGCGGTGTGGAAGCGCACGAGGTCGGCGACGTAGTGGACGAGCATCAGACCGCGGCCGCCCAGCTGGTCGCGCGCCGGGGGCCTGCGACCGGCCAGGGGGTCGGTCAGGCGCCCCCGGTCGTGGACCTCGCAGACGACCTGCGGCCCCTCGGCCCAGACCCGCACGGTGCCCGAGCCACCGCCGTGCACCACGCTGTTGGTGGTCAGCTCCGCCACCGCCAGCATCAGATCCTGCAACCGGGCACCCGCCAGGCCCAGCCGCCCGGCCTCCTCGACCGCGAAGGAGCGGGCCAGCGGGAGCGCGTCCCCGTCGAAGGAGAGGGAGGCCGCTCCGGGCGGGCAGGTGAGCGGCTCGTTGTAGCGGGCGACCGCGTGCTCGGGATCGTAGGTGTCGCTGGTCAGTTCGACGCCGGCGTCGATGACGACGGGGTGGGTGACATAGGCGTCCGCGAGCGCCTCCGGGGCGAGGGCGTCCGCGTCGTACGGGCACAGGATCGTCACGTCGCGGCCCTGGAAGGCCGCGTTGA
This genomic stretch from Streptomyces deccanensis harbors:
- a CDS encoding anti-sigma factor RsbA family regulatory protein, with the translated sequence MSTATNREHEPFVHPALFYRGREQYTAGTVPFLLEGLSAGEAVAVAVPGPNLELIRDGMGASAAEVTFLDMTSAGRNPGRIIPGVLRAFADAHPAGRVRIIGEPIWADRSAVEYPACVQHEALINAAFQGRDVTILCPYDADALAPEALADAYVTHPVVIDAGVELTSDTYDPEHAVARYNEPLTCPPGAASLSFDGDALPLARSFAVEEAGRLGLAGARLQDLMLAVAELTTNSVVHGGGSGTVRVWAEGPQVVCEVHDRGRLTDPLAGRRPPARDQLGGRGLMLVHYVADLVRFHTAEDGTTIRFYLDL